A single window of Desulfovibrio sp. G11 DNA harbors:
- a CDS encoding chemotaxis protein CheW: MSTATPEAVLLEHPGEDEHEGDRLQLVTFRIAEEEFGVDILSVQEIIRPMQITMVPHAARFIEGVINLRGKVIPVVNMRTRFNMPLMERNAETRIVVMEFNQKIVGFLVDGVSEVLRIPASTVEPAPPVVCGIGSEYIRGVGKLDDRLLILLDLDTLLSDMNAEAG, translated from the coding sequence ATGAGCACTGCCACACCGGAAGCCGTCCTTCTTGAGCACCCGGGTGAAGACGAACACGAGGGTGACAGGCTGCAGCTTGTCACGTTTCGTATTGCCGAAGAAGAATTCGGGGTGGATATACTTTCCGTTCAGGAAATTATCCGGCCCATGCAGATAACTATGGTTCCGCACGCGGCGCGCTTTATCGAGGGCGTCATCAACCTGCGCGGCAAGGTTATTCCTGTGGTCAACATGCGTACCCGCTTCAACATGCCCCTGATGGAGCGCAATGCCGAAACACGCATTGTGGTGATGGAGTTCAATCAGAAAATCGTGGGTTTTCTGGTTGACGGCGTCTCGGAAGTGCTGCGCATTCCCGCCTCCACGGTGGAACCTGCGCCGCCTGTTGTGTGCGGCATCGGCTCGGAGTATATTCGGGGGGTGGGCAAGCTCGATGACCGTCTGCTCATTCTGCTTGACCTCGACACATTATTGAGCGACATGAACGCCGAAGCCGGCTAG
- a CDS encoding DegT/DnrJ/EryC1/StrS family aminotransferase — protein MSMRLSRSIVGEAEARAVSRVLLEDGYLGMGNEVRLFEEEVAQYLGVRPDQVITVNTGTAALHLAVDAAAALSRVPGKPEVLVPSLTFVASFQAITAAGCVPVACDVLAETGTLDLADAEKRLTPNTVAVMFVDYASNPWHLDEVYDFARRKGLRVIEDAAHAFGCKHHGRKIGSFGDMVCFSFDGIKNITCGEGGCLVAFEAEAAHLASDARLLSVENDAQKRFAGARSWDPDVKRQGWRYHMSNIMAAIGRVQLSRLEAEFIPARRALAARYAEKLASVPGVALLHTDPQDFIVPHIMPVRILHGRKDEVKDALAARNLPTGVHYKPNHLLSCFSTGQSLPVTEQLYAELVTLPMHPGLTTEDVDAICEGVTQALAR, from the coding sequence ATGTCCATGCGTCTTTCCCGTTCCATAGTGGGTGAAGCGGAAGCCCGTGCAGTGAGCCGTGTTCTTCTGGAAGACGGCTATCTCGGCATGGGCAATGAGGTGCGCCTTTTTGAAGAAGAAGTGGCGCAGTATCTTGGTGTGCGGCCTGATCAGGTCATCACCGTCAACACGGGCACAGCCGCCCTGCATCTGGCCGTGGACGCCGCGGCGGCCCTGAGTCGTGTACCCGGCAAACCCGAGGTGCTGGTTCCCTCGTTGACATTTGTGGCTTCTTTTCAGGCCATCACTGCGGCGGGCTGTGTACCTGTAGCCTGCGACGTACTGGCCGAGACAGGTACGCTTGACCTGGCCGATGCGGAAAAGCGGCTTACCCCCAATACCGTTGCGGTCATGTTTGTGGACTATGCCAGCAATCCCTGGCATCTGGACGAAGTGTACGATTTTGCCCGGCGCAAAGGGCTGCGCGTGATTGAAGATGCGGCCCATGCCTTTGGTTGCAAGCATCACGGGCGCAAGATCGGCAGCTTCGGCGATATGGTCTGCTTCAGCTTTGACGGCATCAAGAATATAACCTGCGGCGAAGGTGGCTGTCTCGTGGCTTTTGAGGCCGAAGCGGCGCACCTTGCCTCGGATGCCCGCCTGCTTTCGGTAGAAAATGACGCCCAGAAACGTTTTGCCGGAGCACGCTCCTGGGATCCGGACGTGAAAAGGCAGGGCTGGCGCTACCACATGAGCAATATCATGGCCGCCATCGGGCGTGTGCAGCTCTCGCGTCTGGAGGCGGAGTTTATTCCCGCACGGCGCGCGCTGGCGGCCCGCTACGCCGAAAAGCTGGCCTCCGTGCCGGGCGTGGCCCTGCTGCATACCGATCCGCAGGATTTTATCGTGCCGCATATAATGCCCGTGCGCATCCTGCATGGGCGCAAGGACGAGGTAAAAGACGCCCTGGCGGCCAGGAACCTGCCAACGGGCGTACACTATAAACCCAATCATCTGCTGAGCTGCTTCAGCACCGGGCAAAGCCTGCCCGTTACCGAACAGCTCTATGCCGAACTGGTGACCCTGCCCATGCATCCCGGCCTGACCACTGAAGATGTGGACGCCATATGCGAGGGCGTGACCCAGGCGCTTGCGCGTTGA
- a CDS encoding glycosyltransferase family 2 protein → MSSRPVPLLALVVPCYNEEETLPDTLAALAALLEKLKAAGRIRSDSYALYVDDVSRDTTWELLEARYAVEPFCRAVSFAANGGHQNALWAGMDMARQWGVDCIISLDADLQDDISVVPEMLDLYARGCDIVYGVRNDRRTDTAFKRRTAAMFYGMMRWLKVPLVPHHAGYRLVARAVLDVLPGIKEQKLFLRGLFPSMGFRSDSVYYARLSRRAGETKYPFWKMLSFAWQGITSCSAAPLRLAGIMSFLCMLAAAGYSLVSLYKYMAGETIQGWTSMIIVVLMLGSVQLFCLAVMGEYLVNIFTEVRRKPRYIVEKVL, encoded by the coding sequence TTGTCGTCCCGTCCTGTTCCTTTGCTCGCGCTGGTGGTTCCTTGTTATAATGAGGAAGAAACCTTGCCGGATACTCTGGCTGCCCTGGCGGCACTGCTTGAAAAGCTCAAGGCCGCCGGGCGCATCCGAAGCGACAGCTATGCACTGTATGTGGATGACGTCAGCCGGGATACCACCTGGGAACTGCTCGAGGCGCGGTATGCTGTGGAGCCTTTTTGCCGTGCCGTCAGTTTTGCGGCCAATGGCGGGCATCAGAATGCCCTGTGGGCGGGTATGGATATGGCCCGGCAATGGGGGGTAGACTGCATAATCAGTCTGGATGCCGACCTGCAGGACGATATATCTGTTGTGCCGGAAATGCTGGACCTCTATGCCCGGGGTTGTGACATTGTATACGGCGTGCGCAATGACCGCCGCACGGACACAGCTTTCAAGCGCCGGACGGCAGCCATGTTTTACGGGATGATGCGCTGGCTGAAGGTTCCCCTGGTTCCCCATCACGCGGGCTACCGCCTGGTGGCTCGCGCTGTGCTCGACGTACTGCCGGGCATCAAGGAGCAGAAGCTTTTTCTGCGCGGCCTTTTCCCCTCCATGGGCTTCCGCAGCGACTCGGTCTATTACGCGCGGCTCTCACGTCGGGCCGGGGAGACCAAGTATCCTTTCTGGAAGATGCTCTCCTTCGCCTGGCAGGGTATTACCTCATGCAGTGCGGCCCCCTTGCGGCTGGCCGGGATCATGAGTTTTCTGTGCATGCTGGCTGCCGCAGGGTACAGCCTTGTTTCCCTGTACAAGTACATGGCCGGAGAGACCATACAGGGCTGGACATCCATGATTATCGTTGTGCTCATGCTTGGTTCTGTGCAGTTGTTCTGCTTGGCCGTCATGGGTGAGTATCTTGTCAATATTTTTACCGAGGTTCGCAGAAAACCACGCTATATTGTGGAAAAAGTGTTGTGA
- a CDS encoding GtrA family protein: MSKGLRPPVPADLAAFVRALLARRWVRFGMVGGAATLTYALLGLFFVSIPGIPVLAGNALAYALSFAVSYLGQCLWTFRAGGTGSGLSHRGMLPRFAATQTLGLGLNSAIIWVLMRLGLGYELAMPAAVLLVPVLVYFLCKYWVFRQRPPMAASVSSRGPTPPAQLPNSEEKP; this comes from the coding sequence GTGAGCAAAGGCTTGCGCCCACCTGTTCCGGCGGATCTTGCCGCCTTTGTACGGGCATTGCTGGCCCGCCGCTGGGTGCGTTTCGGCATGGTGGGCGGCGCCGCAACCCTGACGTATGCCCTTTTGGGGCTGTTTTTTGTCAGTATTCCGGGGATTCCTGTTCTGGCAGGCAATGCGCTGGCCTACGCCCTGAGCTTTGCCGTATCATACCTTGGGCAGTGCCTCTGGACGTTTCGTGCGGGCGGCACGGGCAGCGGACTTTCGCATCGGGGCATGCTGCCGCGCTTTGCTGCGACCCAGACCCTCGGTCTTGGGCTGAATTCCGCCATTATCTGGGTGCTCATGCGCCTTGGGCTGGGCTACGAACTAGCCATGCCCGCTGCGGTACTGCTTGTGCCTGTCTTGGTCTATTTTCTGTGTAAATACTGGGTGTTCCGGCAGCGGCCCCCCATGGCAGCATCCGTGTCGTCGCGCGGGCCGACGCCGCCCGCTCAGCTCCCAAACAGTGAGGAAAAGCCATGA
- a CDS encoding glycosyltransferase family 2 protein: MSAPVVSVIMNCLNSSRDLREAMDSVMAQTFTDFEIVFWDNGSTDESPAIARSYGEKVRYFRGETTVPLGAARNLALAQARGRYIAFLDCDDLWRPRKLELQTALLEADDRVGLVSTDTEIFDGRRLLKRVFGEARPERGMVFAALMERQWISMSSAVVRAEALAGLSAEGTATGLGSNGGWFDESLNVCEEADVFYRIAHDWRLDHVDEALTVWRVHGTNTTFRKFGQFADETLRILEKHRRLYPGYDREHADLVLLLTRRAAFQKGVALWREGKNAEARKAVAPWKNSGRKYKVFWLASYLPGSFFDLAARLYFALPASFRR, translated from the coding sequence ATGAGCGCTCCCGTTGTTTCCGTTATCATGAACTGTCTGAACAGTTCGCGCGACCTGCGCGAAGCTATGGACAGCGTCATGGCCCAGACATTTACGGACTTCGAGATAGTGTTCTGGGACAACGGCTCCACAGACGAAAGCCCGGCCATCGCCCGGAGTTACGGCGAAAAAGTACGCTATTTCAGGGGGGAAACCACGGTTCCCCTGGGAGCGGCGCGCAATCTGGCTCTGGCGCAGGCCAGGGGCCGGTACATCGCTTTTCTGGATTGTGATGACCTCTGGCGCCCGCGCAAGCTGGAGCTTCAGACAGCCCTGCTTGAAGCCGATGACCGCGTGGGGCTGGTCAGCACCGATACGGAGATTTTTGACGGCAGGCGTCTGCTCAAGCGTGTTTTTGGCGAAGCGCGGCCCGAGCGGGGGATGGTTTTTGCAGCCTTGATGGAACGGCAGTGGATATCCATGTCCTCCGCTGTGGTCAGGGCGGAGGCCCTTGCCGGGCTTTCTGCGGAAGGGACGGCTACAGGGCTGGGCAGCAATGGCGGCTGGTTTGACGAGAGCCTCAATGTCTGCGAAGAGGCCGATGTTTTTTATCGCATCGCCCACGACTGGAGGCTGGACCATGTGGACGAGGCCCTTACTGTCTGGCGCGTACACGGAACCAATACGACGTTCCGCAAGTTCGGGCAGTTCGCTGACGAAACCCTGCGCATACTGGAAAAGCACCGCAGGCTTTACCCGGGCTATGACCGGGAACACGCAGATCTTGTGCTGCTGCTTACACGGCGGGCCGCTTTCCAGAAAGGGGTGGCCTTGTGGCGTGAAGGAAAAAATGCCGAAGCCCGCAAGGCCGTGGCTCCGTGGAAAAACAGCGGTAGAAAATATAAAGTATTCTGGCTTGCCAGCTATCTGCCAGGTTCGTTCTTTGATCTTGCCGCGCGCCTGTATTTTGCCCTGCCTGCGAGTTTTCGCCGTTAG
- a CDS encoding L-lactate permease, with protein sequence MAWTQVYDPMGGAVWSALVAGIPLISLFYMLAVRRAKGHYAAALAVGLSFVLALFVWGMPVGTAFSALTYGAAFGLFPIIWIVVTAVWVYNMTVESGEFEYIKESLARLTDDRRLQAIFIAFAFGSFIEGTAGFGTPVAITAAMLVGLGFKPLYAAGICLIANTAPVAFGAIGIPIIVGAQVSGLNEMTVSQIVGRQLPFLSIIVPLWLCCVMCGFRRSLEVLPAIIVAGVAFAGSQFLFSNFHGPTLPDIMSALVTIIALVLLLRVWKPARVWRFEGEKESKIEGSAPPFSVVFRAWLPYIILAVMVFLWGLPQFKNMLNAIPGAIMKFSWPGLDGMVEKTAPIVAQNTNYAAVFTFNWLSAGGTAILLAGFIAVPFMPGYSFSKAVNCFFRTIYQLRFPILTIAMILGLAYLMNYSGMSSTMGIAFTLTGSLFPLFSPILGWLGVFLTGSDTSSNALFCGMQRSTAEVVGMDPNLAVAANSSGGVTGKMISPQSISVATAATNLVGHEGDLFRFTLGHSIAMTLFICALTYLQAGVLHWMLPS encoded by the coding sequence ATGGCATGGACGCAAGTTTACGATCCGATGGGCGGAGCCGTATGGTCCGCACTGGTAGCGGGGATTCCGCTCATCAGTCTTTTTTACATGCTGGCTGTACGCCGCGCCAAAGGACATTACGCCGCGGCTCTGGCCGTGGGCCTGTCTTTTGTTCTCGCCCTCTTTGTGTGGGGCATGCCTGTGGGCACGGCCTTCAGCGCGTTGACCTACGGGGCAGCCTTTGGCCTCTTTCCGATTATCTGGATCGTGGTCACGGCGGTCTGGGTGTACAACATGACCGTGGAATCGGGCGAATTTGAGTACATCAAGGAATCGCTCGCCCGCCTGACAGACGACCGCCGTCTGCAGGCCATCTTTATCGCCTTTGCTTTCGGTTCGTTCATTGAAGGCACGGCCGGCTTCGGTACGCCCGTGGCCATCACCGCGGCAATGCTGGTGGGCTTGGGCTTCAAGCCCCTGTACGCCGCCGGTATCTGCCTTATCGCCAACACCGCTCCCGTGGCCTTCGGCGCCATCGGCATTCCGATCATCGTGGGCGCTCAGGTTTCCGGCCTGAACGAAATGACCGTGAGCCAGATTGTGGGTCGCCAGCTGCCCTTCCTGTCCATCATAGTGCCTCTGTGGCTGTGCTGCGTCATGTGCGGCTTCCGCCGTTCGCTGGAAGTGCTGCCCGCCATCATCGTGGCCGGTGTGGCTTTTGCCGGTTCGCAGTTCCTGTTCTCCAACTTCCACGGCCCGACCCTGCCCGACATCATGTCGGCCCTGGTCACCATCATCGCCTTGGTGCTGCTGCTGCGCGTGTGGAAGCCTGCCCGCGTCTGGCGCTTTGAAGGCGAAAAGGAAAGCAAGATCGAAGGATCTGCGCCGCCCTTCAGTGTGGTGTTCCGCGCATGGCTGCCCTACATCATTCTGGCTGTGATGGTCTTCCTGTGGGGCCTGCCGCAGTTCAAGAACATGCTGAACGCCATTCCCGGCGCCATCATGAAGTTTTCCTGGCCCGGCCTGGACGGCATGGTTGAAAAGACCGCCCCCATCGTGGCCCAGAACACCAACTACGCGGCCGTGTTTACGTTCAACTGGCTGTCTGCCGGCGGCACCGCCATCCTGCTGGCCGGTTTCATTGCCGTGCCCTTCATGCCCGGCTACTCTTTCAGCAAGGCTGTAAACTGCTTCTTCCGCACCATTTACCAGCTGCGCTTCCCCATCCTGACCATCGCCATGATTCTTGGCCTGGCCTATCTCATGAACTACTCGGGCATGAGTTCCACAATGGGTATTGCCTTTACCCTGACCGGCTCGCTGTTCCCGCTGTTCTCGCCCATTCTGGGCTGGCTCGGCGTGTTTCTGACCGGTTCGGATACGTCCTCCAACGCCCTGTTCTGCGGTATGCAGCGCTCCACCGCTGAAGTGGTGGGCATGGACCCGAACCTGGCCGTGGCCGCCAACTCCTCCGGTGGTGTGACCGGTAAGATGATTTCGCCCCAGTCCATCAGTGTGGCCACAGCTGCCACCAACCTGGTGGGCCATGAAGGCGACCTCTTCCGCTTCACTCTGGGTCACAGTATTGCAATGACCCTCTTTATCTGCGCGCTGACCTATCTGCAGGCCGGCGTGCTGCACTGGATGCTGCCCTCCTAG
- a CDS encoding L-lactate permease produces MSVGMLALLAVIPILVALVLMVGLRWPATRAMPLAWLVCAVSGVIGWKLDLLYLAALSLQGVVVAVGVLIIVFGAILILYTLEESGGMETIQHGMQGVSRDRRIQAIIIGFMFAAFIEGAAGFGTPAALAAPLLLALGFPAMAAAVICLVFNSVPVTFGAVGTPVIVGFGFLKGSVAEAVAANPNLPFSSYDAFCKAVGEWATIMHAPMAIIITIFMLGFLTRFFGPEKSWAAGFRAWKYCVFAAVCFLVPYLLCAWLLGPEFPAMLGGLLGLGVVVWATKKGFCVPKDVWEFAPSSQWDKAWTGTVPASTKTEFHASMSQLRAWLPYVIICLLLVISRIPSLGLKGWLTSQKISFNNILGFTGVNASIDYLYLPGTFFIVVSLLTIMLHKMPGQAVSRAWKESFRKMKSPTIALVFAVAMVSIFRGSAANPVDVPSMPLALAEAVGAFAGSVWPMLAAFVGGLGAFITGSNTVSDLMFAEFQWNMAGTLELPRQIIVAAQAVGGAMGNMICVHNIVAACAVVGLSGREGEVLRRTFWPFLLYGLVVGVICWVLVVVNPTVF; encoded by the coding sequence ATGTCTGTTGGAATGTTGGCCTTACTGGCGGTTATTCCGATTCTTGTGGCACTGGTCCTGATGGTGGGGCTGCGCTGGCCCGCCACGCGGGCCATGCCGCTTGCGTGGCTTGTTTGTGCCGTCAGTGGCGTGATCGGCTGGAAACTGGACCTGTTGTACCTTGCGGCCCTTTCGCTGCAGGGCGTGGTTGTGGCAGTTGGTGTTCTGATTATTGTTTTTGGTGCCATTCTCATCCTGTATACTCTGGAAGAGAGCGGCGGCATGGAAACCATTCAGCACGGCATGCAGGGCGTCAGCCGGGACCGGCGTATCCAGGCCATCATCATCGGCTTCATGTTTGCGGCCTTTATTGAAGGCGCGGCCGGTTTTGGCACGCCTGCGGCTCTGGCGGCCCCGCTTTTGCTGGCTCTTGGCTTTCCGGCCATGGCTGCCGCCGTTATCTGTCTCGTGTTCAACTCTGTGCCTGTAACCTTCGGCGCTGTGGGAACCCCTGTTATTGTGGGCTTCGGCTTTTTGAAAGGCAGCGTGGCCGAGGCCGTGGCTGCCAACCCCAATCTGCCGTTCAGCAGTTATGACGCCTTTTGCAAGGCCGTGGGCGAATGGGCGACCATCATGCACGCGCCTATGGCCATCATCATCACCATTTTTATGCTGGGCTTCCTGACACGCTTTTTCGGCCCTGAAAAGTCCTGGGCCGCGGGCTTCCGCGCCTGGAAGTACTGCGTGTTCGCCGCTGTGTGCTTTCTTGTGCCATACCTTTTGTGCGCCTGGCTGCTCGGACCGGAATTTCCTGCCATGCTGGGCGGCCTTTTGGGCCTTGGCGTGGTGGTGTGGGCAACCAAGAAAGGCTTTTGCGTACCCAAGGACGTGTGGGAATTCGCACCTTCAAGCCAGTGGGACAAAGCCTGGACAGGCACAGTGCCCGCCAGCACCAAGACCGAGTTTCACGCCAGCATGAGCCAGCTGCGCGCGTGGCTGCCGTATGTGATCATCTGCCTGCTGCTGGTTATCTCGCGCATTCCCTCCTTGGGGCTCAAGGGCTGGTTGACCAGCCAGAAGATCAGCTTCAACAACATTCTGGGTTTCACCGGGGTCAATGCCAGCATTGATTACCTGTACCTGCCCGGCACCTTCTTTATCGTGGTGTCGCTGCTGACCATCATGTTGCATAAAATGCCCGGCCAGGCGGTTTCTCGTGCCTGGAAGGAAAGCTTCCGCAAAATGAAGTCGCCGACCATTGCCCTGGTTTTCGCTGTGGCTATGGTGTCCATCTTCCGCGGCTCCGCTGCCAACCCTGTTGATGTTCCTTCCATGCCTCTTGCCCTGGCTGAAGCTGTGGGCGCTTTTGCCGGTTCGGTGTGGCCCATGCTTGCAGCTTTTGTGGGCGGCCTTGGGGCCTTTATCACCGGTTCCAATACGGTTTCTGACCTTATGTTTGCTGAATTTCAGTGGAACATGGCCGGAACCCTGGAACTGCCGCGCCAGATCATCGTGGCTGCGCAGGCCGTGGGCGGCGCTATGGGCAACATGATCTGCGTACATAATATCGTTGCCGCCTGCGCCGTTGTGGGGCTTTCCGGCCGTGAAGGCGAAGTGCTTCGCCGCACGTTCTGGCCCTTCCTGCTGTACGGTCTTGTGGTGGGCGTCATCTGCTGGGTGCTGGTGGTCGTCAACCCCACGGTGTTCTAA
- the thiF gene encoding sulfur carrier protein ThiS adenylyltransferase ThiF, translated as MKERTSVTNPLCQGLARYMAPEQLAILQQTRIGIAGAGGLGSNAALMLTRSGVEHLTLVDDDVVDASNLNRQQYWPRHVGRCKVDALHEILLELNPRMMVDSRKMRITSASLPGLLPLCPIWVEALDNPEDKSLFVESALLAGHRVASASGMGGFGGAPMGRRRLGNLVLVGDFTTDILMAPPLAPRVTEAAALLADAVLEMLLGGPHMPKTAL; from the coding sequence ATGAAAGAAAGAACATCCGTAACAAATCCCCTGTGCCAGGGGCTTGCCCGCTATATGGCCCCGGAGCAGCTGGCAATCTTGCAGCAGACCCGCATTGGCATCGCCGGTGCGGGCGGTCTCGGTTCCAATGCGGCCCTTATGCTGACCCGCAGCGGCGTGGAGCACCTGACTCTGGTGGATGATGACGTGGTGGACGCTTCCAACCTGAACCGGCAGCAGTACTGGCCGCGTCATGTGGGCCGCTGCAAGGTGGACGCCCTGCATGAAATATTGCTGGAGCTGAACCCCCGGATGATGGTGGACTCCCGCAAAATGCGCATTACCAGCGCCAGCCTGCCGGGCCTGCTGCCTCTCTGCCCCATATGGGTGGAGGCCCTGGACAATCCTGAAGACAAAAGCCTTTTTGTTGAAAGCGCCCTGCTGGCTGGGCACCGGGTCGCCAGCGCCTCCGGCATGGGGGGCTTCGGCGGTGCTCCCATGGGGCGACGCAGGCTCGGCAACCTCGTGCTGGTGGGTGACTTTACTACAGATATTCTCATGGCTCCGCCGCTGGCACCCCGCGTAACAGAGGCGGCGGCCCTGCTGGCCGATGCCGTGCTGGAAATGCTGCTCGGCGGTCCACATATGCCGAAAACCGCGCTTTGA
- the thiH gene encoding 2-iminoacetate synthase ThiH, with protein METFQDILQAWPAQRRTDAVQAATEEHVFSALQKNILQPEDFLALLSPAASPHLELMARRAHELTLRFFGRAVHIFTPLYISDVCTNQCRYCGFNAKNKQARRHLSVDEAAAEAKAVADLGFQHILLLTGDARHLSSPEYIAAVARRIKPWFASVGIEVYSLTTEEYAMLVDAGVDSMTMFQETYAPELYGWLHPAGPKRDYAFRLNAPQRAAQAGMRSMGVGALLGLDSFEQDAFATGLHAWWLQRRYPGMDVSVSIPRICPHEGSFDVPHALDDRHLVQYVTALRCFLPRAGITCSSRESAFMRDHLLPLGVTRVSAGVSTAVGGRVTEDAHNPGQFEITDGRSLEQMVSALAGMGYQPVLKDWEDPVGAWA; from the coding sequence ATGGAAACTTTTCAGGACATCTTGCAGGCATGGCCCGCGCAACGCCGGACTGATGCGGTACAGGCGGCTACAGAGGAACACGTCTTTTCCGCCCTGCAGAAAAACATCCTTCAGCCCGAGGACTTCCTGGCCCTGCTCTCCCCTGCGGCCAGCCCACATCTGGAGCTGATGGCCCGGCGCGCCCACGAGCTGACCCTGCGCTTTTTCGGCCGGGCGGTGCATATCTTCACGCCGCTCTACATTTCGGACGTCTGCACAAACCAGTGCCGCTACTGTGGCTTCAACGCCAAGAACAAGCAGGCCCGCCGCCACCTCAGCGTGGATGAAGCCGCTGCCGAGGCCAAAGCCGTGGCTGATCTCGGCTTTCAGCATATCCTGCTGCTTACCGGCGACGCGCGGCACCTGTCTTCGCCGGAATATATCGCCGCTGTGGCCCGGCGTATCAAGCCCTGGTTCGCCTCTGTAGGCATCGAGGTGTACTCTCTCACCACCGAAGAGTATGCCATGCTTGTGGATGCGGGCGTGGACAGCATGACCATGTTTCAGGAAACCTATGCTCCTGAGCTGTATGGATGGCTGCACCCTGCCGGTCCCAAACGCGACTACGCCTTTCGCCTCAACGCGCCCCAGCGCGCCGCACAGGCTGGCATGCGATCAATGGGTGTTGGTGCGCTGCTGGGCCTGGACTCTTTCGAACAGGACGCTTTTGCCACCGGCCTGCACGCATGGTGGCTGCAACGGCGCTACCCAGGCATGGACGTAAGCGTGTCCATACCGCGCATCTGCCCCCATGAGGGCAGCTTTGACGTGCCGCATGCCCTGGATGACCGCCACCTCGTACAATACGTAACAGCGCTGCGCTGTTTTCTGCCAAGGGCTGGCATCACCTGCTCCAGCCGCGAAAGCGCCTTTATGCGTGATCACCTGCTGCCGCTGGGTGTAACGCGGGTATCTGCGGGCGTGTCCACTGCCGTGGGTGGGCGTGTCACAGAAGACGCCCATAATCCCGGCCAGTTTGAAATCACCGACGGCCGCAGCCTGGAGCAGATGGTCTCGGCCCTCGCAGGCATGGGTTACCAGCCCGTGCTCAAGGATTGGGAAGACCCCGTGGGCGCATGGGCATGA
- a CDS encoding thiazole synthase, with product MNNSDPFVLGGISLGSRLFIGTGKYGSDGLIPAVAEASGAEVITVAMRRVDKPAPTAPDHNASQGIMGHIPGHMRLLPNTSGARNAEEAVRLARLARAAGCGDWIKIEVISDTRHLLPDGYKTAKATEVLAKEGFTVLPYINADLYVARACAEAGAAAVMPLGSPIGTNRGLRTKEMIAILIEEIDLPIIVDAGIGRPSQACEAMEMGAAACLVNTAIASAHDPVGMARAFGEAVRAGRNAWLAGLGNVRGMAAGADASSPLTGFLR from the coding sequence ATGAATAACAGCGATCCCTTTGTTCTGGGCGGCATCAGCCTTGGCAGCCGCCTTTTCATCGGTACGGGCAAATACGGTTCCGACGGGCTTATCCCCGCAGTGGCCGAAGCCAGTGGAGCCGAGGTCATTACCGTGGCCATGCGCCGGGTGGACAAGCCCGCCCCCACAGCGCCGGACCACAACGCCTCTCAGGGCATCATGGGACACATTCCCGGCCACATGCGGCTTTTGCCCAATACCTCGGGCGCCCGCAACGCCGAAGAAGCCGTGCGCCTGGCCCGCCTGGCCCGCGCAGCCGGTTGTGGCGACTGGATAAAAATCGAAGTCATCTCCGACACACGCCACCTGCTGCCCGACGGCTACAAAACTGCGAAAGCCACAGAAGTTCTTGCCAAAGAAGGCTTTACTGTACTGCCCTATATCAATGCCGACCTGTACGTGGCCCGCGCCTGCGCCGAAGCGGGAGCAGCTGCCGTCATGCCGCTGGGATCACCCATCGGCACCAACAGGGGGCTGCGTACCAAGGAAATGATCGCCATACTTATTGAAGAAATAGACCTGCCCATCATTGTGGACGCAGGCATCGGCCGTCCTTCGCAAGCCTGCGAAGCCATGGAGATGGGGGCCGCCGCCTGCCTGGTGAATACTGCCATCGCTTCGGCCCATGATCCCGTGGGCATGGCGCGCGCGTTCGGTGAAGCCGTCCGGGCCGGACGCAACGCATGGCTTGCAGGGCTTGGAAATGTGCGCGGCATGGCCGCCGGAGCCGACGCCTCATCCCCTCTTACGGGCTTTTTGCGCTGA
- the thiS gene encoding sulfur carrier protein ThiS: MNIMVNGQTESCTPNASVAQFLAGRGHEANTVVVECNGHILAREAFAQTFLQQGDKLEIVHFVGGG, encoded by the coding sequence ATGAACATTATGGTCAACGGGCAGACAGAAAGTTGTACTCCCAATGCCAGCGTGGCCCAGTTTCTGGCCGGACGCGGGCATGAGGCCAACACGGTGGTGGTGGAATGCAACGGGCACATCCTCGCCAGAGAGGCATTTGCGCAAACCTTTCTGCAACAAGGTGACAAACTTGAGATTGTGCATTTTGTAGGCGGTGGCTAG